The Parambassis ranga chromosome 14, fParRan2.1, whole genome shotgun sequence genome includes a window with the following:
- the bbx gene encoding HMG box transcription factor BBX isoform X2, with protein MKGEGRGKELPVAGEVTGKRPKRKCLQWHPLLSKKALDFSEEEEEEDEEELEKSVLCSQERDSQVQCGSTTAEVEEDSNEQRARRPMNAFLLFCKRHRSLVRQEHPRLDNRGATKILADWWAVLEPKEKQKYTDMAKEYKDAFMKANPGYKWCPTTSKPVKSPSCQLVSNPRKKVWSFSCNSSKDSTAKKVPKTDSMPQLNFAMADPTKMGGLSMLLLAGEHALTNREIPSSTKPSLPDTASEGTSFPEDKEEMLSGTIPNRVPAITESRVQAPLSPAAEVTENETVGSQSSLSVAPEGRPCRQSALFQLAEMCLASEAGKMDTAVSQSEDSSSTESLQQTTIKPEIKEEKADADPCPSSSHTSALLPSPSSVTSTSTDAIVTQFSSQNARVKKSKKKDVARPNEDDEVLCSEKKIVKCNHAESNEDSVCSTIEAVAKGAWIDTEGKPTKKIPSTLIVGNSGLPKKKSKPKTKTFIKENIRELDDSSRQCGQYTSSEVEMKIENADVSPQKEEEEANIESTDLQGCMAEPHHSPSSHSPAKLKEEDKGKERSGDPSCESNPGSRKSERSCKGALYKTLVSEGMLTSLRANIDRGKRGAFRTSDHDANWSDDSWTVAQMGPNNPKKLKKSKSKDESSQGLGKLEEEFEKKFNSLPQYSPMTFDKKGTTVAKKKKMDSPTVAEDASKVGKGPSPSQKKTSFHKIVRKHKHKKEKPGAVDKAVVQTDSTMLDSASKAKSCAPIAIMCPDVQGTTSMEMLVGSQKRKARKTKITHLVRTADGSVSPAEEEKIRDLNQEQDKKPFPQQNLCNEKGCYSTPRSEEAERSTVPQELPAFFSLAALAEVAAMENVHRGQRGLAESQKKELTQTPVLISCADQ; from the exons ATGAAGGGTGAAGGAAGGGGCAAGGAACTACCTGTTGCTGGGGAGGTCACCGGCAAACGTCCCAAACGCAAATGTCTGCAGTGGCACCCACTTCTATCCAAGAAGGCTCTGGATttctctgaggaggaggaagaagaagatgaggaggagctggagaag TCAGTGCTGTGCAGTCAGGAGCGGGATTCACAGGTGCAGTGTGGAAGCACTAcagcggaggtggaggaggattcAAATGAGCAGCGGGCACGCCGACCAATGAATGCCTTCCTGCTTTTTTGCAAACGTCACCGTTCCCTAGTGCGGCAGGAACACCCTCGCCTGGACAACCGAGGGGCTACCAAGATCCTAGCTGACTGGTGGGCTGTGCTGGAGCccaaagaaaagcagaaataCACTGACATGGCCAAGGAG TACAAGGACGCCTTTATGAAGGCTAACCCGGGCTACAAGTGGTGTCCTACCACCAGCAAACCAGTTAAGAGCCCTTCCTGTCAGCTGGTCAGCAATCCCCGCAAAAAAGTTTGGTCCTTCTCTTGCAACTCATCCAAGGACTCCACTGCCAAAAAAGTGCCCAAAACTGACAGCATGCCACAGTTAAACTTTGCCATGGCAG ATCCTACGAAAATGGGAGGCCTTAGCATGCTGCTGTTAGCTGGGGAACATGCCCTCACAAACAGAGAG ATCCCTTCAAGCACTAAACCTAGTTTACCTGACACAGCCAGTGAGGGGACCTCCTTCCCAGAGGATAAGGAAGAG ATGTTGTCTGGGACAATACCAAACAGAGTGCCTGCCATTACTGAAAGCAGGGTCCAGGCTCCCCTTTCCCCAGCAGCAGAG GTGACAGAAAATGAGACTGTAGGTTCACAGTCATCGCTGTCTGTGGCACCTGAAGGGAGACCATGCAGACAGTCTGCTCTCTTCCAGCTTGCTGAG ATGTGTTTAGCATCTGAAGCTGGAAAAATGGACacagctgtgtcacagtcagAGGACAGCTCCTCCACAGAATCTCTGCAGCAAACTACCATCAAGCCAGAGATCAAAGAGGAGAAAGCAGACGCTGACCcctgtccttcctcctctcacacGTCAGCCCTCCTACCTTCACCCTCCTCTgtcacttctacctccactgaTGCCATTGTCACACAATTTAGCAGCCAAAATGCACGTGTCAAAAAGAGCAAGAAAAAAGATGTGGCCAGGCCAAATGAAGATGATGAGGTCCTTTGTTCAGAAAAGAAGATAGTCAAGTGTAACCATGCTGAatcaaatgaagacagtgtCTGCAGTACAATTGAGGCGGTGGCCAAGGGTGCCTGGATAGACACAGAAGGGAAGCCCACAAAAAAGATCCCTAGCACTCTTATTGTTGGAAACTCTGGTTTGcccaaaaagaaaagcaaacctAAAACCAAGACATTTATTAAAGAGAATATACGGGAGTTGGATGACAGCAGCAGGCAATGTGGGCAGTACACCTCTTCAGAGGTGGAGATGAAGATAGAAAATGCTGACGTTAGCCcccaaaaagaagaagaagaagcaaatATAGAAAGCACAGACCTCCAAGGGTGCATGGCTGAACCACATCACTCTCCCTCCAGCCATTCACCTGCTAAGCTCAAAGAGGAGGACAAGGGGAAGGAGAGGTCAGGTGATCCATCCTGTGAGTCCAACCCTGGCTCCAGAAAATCAGAGCGGAGTTGTAAAGGCGCCTTGTATAAAACTCTAGTATCTGAGGGAATGCTAACTTCACTGAGAGCCAATATTGACCGAG GTAAAAGAGGTGCTTTCCGTACTTCTGATCATGATGCTAACTGGAGTGATGACAGCTGGACAGTTGCACAGATGGGACCTAATAACCCCAAGAAGCTGAAAAAGTCCAAGTCCAAAGATGAATCTTCACAGGG CCTAGGGAAACTGGAGGAGGAGTTTGAAAAGAAGTTTAACAGTCTGCCACAGTATAGCCCAATGACATTTGATAAGAAGGGCACTACTGtggcaaagaaaaagaagatggACAGTCCCACTGTCGCAGAGGATGCCTCAAAAGTTGGAAAag GACCATCTCCATCTCAGAAAAAGACTTCATTCCACAAGATTGTtaggaagcacaaacacaaaaaggagAAGCCAGGTGCAGTGGACAAAG cagTGGTACAGACGGATTCCACCATGCTGGATTCAGCTTCAAAAGCCAAATCATGTGCCCCCATTGCCATAATGTGCCCAGATGTCCAGGGCACCACTAGCATGGAGATGCTAGTTGGTAGCCAGAAGAGGAAGGCTAGGAAGACCAAGATCACACACTTGGTGCGCACAGCTGATGGCAGTGTGTCTCCAGCCGAGG AGGAAAAAATTAGGGACCTGAACCAGGAACAGGATAAGAAGCCATTTCCCCAACAGAATTTATGCAATGAAAAAGGGTGCTACAGTACTCCCAGAtctgaggaggcagagaggagcacCGTACCACAAGAGCTACCTGCATTCTTCAGTTTGGCAGCCCTCGCTGAAGTAGCAGCCATGGAAAATGTTCACAG AGGCCAGAGAGGTTTAGCTGAGAGTCAGAAGAAAGAGCTCACTCAGACTCCAGTTCTCATCTCCTGTGCTGATCAGTGA
- the bbx gene encoding HMG box transcription factor BBX isoform X1 — MKGEGRGKELPVAGEVTGKRPKRKCLQWHPLLSKKALDFSEEEEEEDEEELEKQSVLCSQERDSQVQCGSTTAEVEEDSNEQRARRPMNAFLLFCKRHRSLVRQEHPRLDNRGATKILADWWAVLEPKEKQKYTDMAKEYKDAFMKANPGYKWCPTTSKPVKSPSCQLVSNPRKKVWSFSCNSSKDSTAKKVPKTDSMPQLNFAMADPTKMGGLSMLLLAGEHALTNREIPSSTKPSLPDTASEGTSFPEDKEEMLSGTIPNRVPAITESRVQAPLSPAAEVTENETVGSQSSLSVAPEGRPCRQSALFQLAEMCLASEAGKMDTAVSQSEDSSSTESLQQTTIKPEIKEEKADADPCPSSSHTSALLPSPSSVTSTSTDAIVTQFSSQNARVKKSKKKDVARPNEDDEVLCSEKKIVKCNHAESNEDSVCSTIEAVAKGAWIDTEGKPTKKIPSTLIVGNSGLPKKKSKPKTKTFIKENIRELDDSSRQCGQYTSSEVEMKIENADVSPQKEEEEANIESTDLQGCMAEPHHSPSSHSPAKLKEEDKGKERSGDPSCESNPGSRKSERSCKGALYKTLVSEGMLTSLRANIDRGKRGAFRTSDHDANWSDDSWTVAQMGPNNPKKLKKSKSKDESSQGLGKLEEEFEKKFNSLPQYSPMTFDKKGTTVAKKKKMDSPTVAEDASKVGKGPSPSQKKTSFHKIVRKHKHKKEKPGAVDKAVVQTDSTMLDSASKAKSCAPIAIMCPDVQGTTSMEMLVGSQKRKARKTKITHLVRTADGSVSPAEEEKIRDLNQEQDKKPFPQQNLCNEKGCYSTPRSEEAERSTVPQELPAFFSLAALAEVAAMENVHRGQRGLAESQKKELTQTPVLISCADQ; from the exons ATGAAGGGTGAAGGAAGGGGCAAGGAACTACCTGTTGCTGGGGAGGTCACCGGCAAACGTCCCAAACGCAAATGTCTGCAGTGGCACCCACTTCTATCCAAGAAGGCTCTGGATttctctgaggaggaggaagaagaagatgaggaggagctggagaag caGTCAGTGCTGTGCAGTCAGGAGCGGGATTCACAGGTGCAGTGTGGAAGCACTAcagcggaggtggaggaggattcAAATGAGCAGCGGGCACGCCGACCAATGAATGCCTTCCTGCTTTTTTGCAAACGTCACCGTTCCCTAGTGCGGCAGGAACACCCTCGCCTGGACAACCGAGGGGCTACCAAGATCCTAGCTGACTGGTGGGCTGTGCTGGAGCccaaagaaaagcagaaataCACTGACATGGCCAAGGAG TACAAGGACGCCTTTATGAAGGCTAACCCGGGCTACAAGTGGTGTCCTACCACCAGCAAACCAGTTAAGAGCCCTTCCTGTCAGCTGGTCAGCAATCCCCGCAAAAAAGTTTGGTCCTTCTCTTGCAACTCATCCAAGGACTCCACTGCCAAAAAAGTGCCCAAAACTGACAGCATGCCACAGTTAAACTTTGCCATGGCAG ATCCTACGAAAATGGGAGGCCTTAGCATGCTGCTGTTAGCTGGGGAACATGCCCTCACAAACAGAGAG ATCCCTTCAAGCACTAAACCTAGTTTACCTGACACAGCCAGTGAGGGGACCTCCTTCCCAGAGGATAAGGAAGAG ATGTTGTCTGGGACAATACCAAACAGAGTGCCTGCCATTACTGAAAGCAGGGTCCAGGCTCCCCTTTCCCCAGCAGCAGAG GTGACAGAAAATGAGACTGTAGGTTCACAGTCATCGCTGTCTGTGGCACCTGAAGGGAGACCATGCAGACAGTCTGCTCTCTTCCAGCTTGCTGAG ATGTGTTTAGCATCTGAAGCTGGAAAAATGGACacagctgtgtcacagtcagAGGACAGCTCCTCCACAGAATCTCTGCAGCAAACTACCATCAAGCCAGAGATCAAAGAGGAGAAAGCAGACGCTGACCcctgtccttcctcctctcacacGTCAGCCCTCCTACCTTCACCCTCCTCTgtcacttctacctccactgaTGCCATTGTCACACAATTTAGCAGCCAAAATGCACGTGTCAAAAAGAGCAAGAAAAAAGATGTGGCCAGGCCAAATGAAGATGATGAGGTCCTTTGTTCAGAAAAGAAGATAGTCAAGTGTAACCATGCTGAatcaaatgaagacagtgtCTGCAGTACAATTGAGGCGGTGGCCAAGGGTGCCTGGATAGACACAGAAGGGAAGCCCACAAAAAAGATCCCTAGCACTCTTATTGTTGGAAACTCTGGTTTGcccaaaaagaaaagcaaacctAAAACCAAGACATTTATTAAAGAGAATATACGGGAGTTGGATGACAGCAGCAGGCAATGTGGGCAGTACACCTCTTCAGAGGTGGAGATGAAGATAGAAAATGCTGACGTTAGCCcccaaaaagaagaagaagaagcaaatATAGAAAGCACAGACCTCCAAGGGTGCATGGCTGAACCACATCACTCTCCCTCCAGCCATTCACCTGCTAAGCTCAAAGAGGAGGACAAGGGGAAGGAGAGGTCAGGTGATCCATCCTGTGAGTCCAACCCTGGCTCCAGAAAATCAGAGCGGAGTTGTAAAGGCGCCTTGTATAAAACTCTAGTATCTGAGGGAATGCTAACTTCACTGAGAGCCAATATTGACCGAG GTAAAAGAGGTGCTTTCCGTACTTCTGATCATGATGCTAACTGGAGTGATGACAGCTGGACAGTTGCACAGATGGGACCTAATAACCCCAAGAAGCTGAAAAAGTCCAAGTCCAAAGATGAATCTTCACAGGG CCTAGGGAAACTGGAGGAGGAGTTTGAAAAGAAGTTTAACAGTCTGCCACAGTATAGCCCAATGACATTTGATAAGAAGGGCACTACTGtggcaaagaaaaagaagatggACAGTCCCACTGTCGCAGAGGATGCCTCAAAAGTTGGAAAag GACCATCTCCATCTCAGAAAAAGACTTCATTCCACAAGATTGTtaggaagcacaaacacaaaaaggagAAGCCAGGTGCAGTGGACAAAG cagTGGTACAGACGGATTCCACCATGCTGGATTCAGCTTCAAAAGCCAAATCATGTGCCCCCATTGCCATAATGTGCCCAGATGTCCAGGGCACCACTAGCATGGAGATGCTAGTTGGTAGCCAGAAGAGGAAGGCTAGGAAGACCAAGATCACACACTTGGTGCGCACAGCTGATGGCAGTGTGTCTCCAGCCGAGG AGGAAAAAATTAGGGACCTGAACCAGGAACAGGATAAGAAGCCATTTCCCCAACAGAATTTATGCAATGAAAAAGGGTGCTACAGTACTCCCAGAtctgaggaggcagagaggagcacCGTACCACAAGAGCTACCTGCATTCTTCAGTTTGGCAGCCCTCGCTGAAGTAGCAGCCATGGAAAATGTTCACAG AGGCCAGAGAGGTTTAGCTGAGAGTCAGAAGAAAGAGCTCACTCAGACTCCAGTTCTCATCTCCTGTGCTGATCAGTGA
- the bbx gene encoding HMG box transcription factor BBX isoform X3, with protein sequence MKGEGRGKELPVAGEVTGKRPKRKCLQWHPLLSKKALDFSEEEEEEDEEELEKQSVLCSQERDSQVQCGSTTAEVEEDSNEQRARRPMNAFLLFCKRHRSLVRQEHPRLDNRGATKILADWWAVLEPKEKQKYTDMAKEYKDAFMKANPGYKWCPTTSKPVKSPSCQLVSNPRKKVWSFSCNSSKDSTAKKVPKTDSMPQLNFAMADPTKMGGLSMLLLAGEHALTNREIPSSTKPSLPDTASEGTSFPEDKEEMLSGTIPNRVPAITESRVQAPLSPAAEVTENETVGSQSSLSVAPEGRPCRQSALFQLAEMCLASEAGKMDTAVSQSEDSSSTESLQQTTIKPEIKEEKADADPCPSSSHTSALLPSPSSVTSTSTDAIVTQFSSQNARVKKSKKKDVARPNEDDEVLCSEKKIVKCNHAESNEDSVCSTIEAVAKGAWIDTEGKPTKKIPSTLIVGNSGLPKKKSKPKTKTFIKENIRELDDSSRQCGQYTSSEVEMKIENADVSPQKEEEEANIESTDLQGCMAEPHHSPSSHSPAKLKEEDKGKERSGDPSCESNPGSRKSERSCKGALYKTLVSEGMLTSLRANIDRGKRGAFRTSDHDANWSDDSWTVAQMGPNNPKKLKKSKSKDESSQGLGKLEEEFEKKFNSLPQYSPMTFDKKGTTVAKKKKMDSPTVAEDASKVGKGPSPSQKKTSFHKIVRKHKHKKEKPGAVDKVVQTDSTMLDSASKAKSCAPIAIMCPDVQGTTSMEMLVGSQKRKARKTKITHLVRTADGSVSPAEEEKIRDLNQEQDKKPFPQQNLCNEKGCYSTPRSEEAERSTVPQELPAFFSLAALAEVAAMENVHRGQRGLAESQKKELTQTPVLISCADQ encoded by the exons ATGAAGGGTGAAGGAAGGGGCAAGGAACTACCTGTTGCTGGGGAGGTCACCGGCAAACGTCCCAAACGCAAATGTCTGCAGTGGCACCCACTTCTATCCAAGAAGGCTCTGGATttctctgaggaggaggaagaagaagatgaggaggagctggagaag caGTCAGTGCTGTGCAGTCAGGAGCGGGATTCACAGGTGCAGTGTGGAAGCACTAcagcggaggtggaggaggattcAAATGAGCAGCGGGCACGCCGACCAATGAATGCCTTCCTGCTTTTTTGCAAACGTCACCGTTCCCTAGTGCGGCAGGAACACCCTCGCCTGGACAACCGAGGGGCTACCAAGATCCTAGCTGACTGGTGGGCTGTGCTGGAGCccaaagaaaagcagaaataCACTGACATGGCCAAGGAG TACAAGGACGCCTTTATGAAGGCTAACCCGGGCTACAAGTGGTGTCCTACCACCAGCAAACCAGTTAAGAGCCCTTCCTGTCAGCTGGTCAGCAATCCCCGCAAAAAAGTTTGGTCCTTCTCTTGCAACTCATCCAAGGACTCCACTGCCAAAAAAGTGCCCAAAACTGACAGCATGCCACAGTTAAACTTTGCCATGGCAG ATCCTACGAAAATGGGAGGCCTTAGCATGCTGCTGTTAGCTGGGGAACATGCCCTCACAAACAGAGAG ATCCCTTCAAGCACTAAACCTAGTTTACCTGACACAGCCAGTGAGGGGACCTCCTTCCCAGAGGATAAGGAAGAG ATGTTGTCTGGGACAATACCAAACAGAGTGCCTGCCATTACTGAAAGCAGGGTCCAGGCTCCCCTTTCCCCAGCAGCAGAG GTGACAGAAAATGAGACTGTAGGTTCACAGTCATCGCTGTCTGTGGCACCTGAAGGGAGACCATGCAGACAGTCTGCTCTCTTCCAGCTTGCTGAG ATGTGTTTAGCATCTGAAGCTGGAAAAATGGACacagctgtgtcacagtcagAGGACAGCTCCTCCACAGAATCTCTGCAGCAAACTACCATCAAGCCAGAGATCAAAGAGGAGAAAGCAGACGCTGACCcctgtccttcctcctctcacacGTCAGCCCTCCTACCTTCACCCTCCTCTgtcacttctacctccactgaTGCCATTGTCACACAATTTAGCAGCCAAAATGCACGTGTCAAAAAGAGCAAGAAAAAAGATGTGGCCAGGCCAAATGAAGATGATGAGGTCCTTTGTTCAGAAAAGAAGATAGTCAAGTGTAACCATGCTGAatcaaatgaagacagtgtCTGCAGTACAATTGAGGCGGTGGCCAAGGGTGCCTGGATAGACACAGAAGGGAAGCCCACAAAAAAGATCCCTAGCACTCTTATTGTTGGAAACTCTGGTTTGcccaaaaagaaaagcaaacctAAAACCAAGACATTTATTAAAGAGAATATACGGGAGTTGGATGACAGCAGCAGGCAATGTGGGCAGTACACCTCTTCAGAGGTGGAGATGAAGATAGAAAATGCTGACGTTAGCCcccaaaaagaagaagaagaagcaaatATAGAAAGCACAGACCTCCAAGGGTGCATGGCTGAACCACATCACTCTCCCTCCAGCCATTCACCTGCTAAGCTCAAAGAGGAGGACAAGGGGAAGGAGAGGTCAGGTGATCCATCCTGTGAGTCCAACCCTGGCTCCAGAAAATCAGAGCGGAGTTGTAAAGGCGCCTTGTATAAAACTCTAGTATCTGAGGGAATGCTAACTTCACTGAGAGCCAATATTGACCGAG GTAAAAGAGGTGCTTTCCGTACTTCTGATCATGATGCTAACTGGAGTGATGACAGCTGGACAGTTGCACAGATGGGACCTAATAACCCCAAGAAGCTGAAAAAGTCCAAGTCCAAAGATGAATCTTCACAGGG CCTAGGGAAACTGGAGGAGGAGTTTGAAAAGAAGTTTAACAGTCTGCCACAGTATAGCCCAATGACATTTGATAAGAAGGGCACTACTGtggcaaagaaaaagaagatggACAGTCCCACTGTCGCAGAGGATGCCTCAAAAGTTGGAAAag GACCATCTCCATCTCAGAAAAAGACTTCATTCCACAAGATTGTtaggaagcacaaacacaaaaaggagAAGCCAGGTGCAGTGGACAAAG TGGTACAGACGGATTCCACCATGCTGGATTCAGCTTCAAAAGCCAAATCATGTGCCCCCATTGCCATAATGTGCCCAGATGTCCAGGGCACCACTAGCATGGAGATGCTAGTTGGTAGCCAGAAGAGGAAGGCTAGGAAGACCAAGATCACACACTTGGTGCGCACAGCTGATGGCAGTGTGTCTCCAGCCGAGG AGGAAAAAATTAGGGACCTGAACCAGGAACAGGATAAGAAGCCATTTCCCCAACAGAATTTATGCAATGAAAAAGGGTGCTACAGTACTCCCAGAtctgaggaggcagagaggagcacCGTACCACAAGAGCTACCTGCATTCTTCAGTTTGGCAGCCCTCGCTGAAGTAGCAGCCATGGAAAATGTTCACAG AGGCCAGAGAGGTTTAGCTGAGAGTCAGAAGAAAGAGCTCACTCAGACTCCAGTTCTCATCTCCTGTGCTGATCAGTGA
- the vps11 gene encoding vacuolar protein sorting-associated protein 11 homolog — MAAFLQWRKFVFFDKDTLKDPVDNGKNFVLPKGISACDSGRGHIVLGDMEGKIWLLTRSLQLTSFQAYKLRVTHLYQLKQHSILVSVGQDEHGINPLVKVWNLDKRDSGNPLCTRIFPAIPGNKPTEVSCLSVHENLNFMAIGFTDGSVVLTKGDITRDRHSKTLTLHEGTSPVTGLAFRQVAKVTNLFVATLEKVHCYTLSIKEYPKVELDTHGCALRCSSLADPSQDSQFIVAGDECVYLYQPDERGPCFAFDGHKLLAHWHRGYLFLLIRDIKSPNKAGFGSRDSSPSDKQLLTIYDLDNKFIAYSASFDDVIDVVAEWGSFYILTRDGKMFVLQEKDTQTKLEMLFKKNLFVMAINLAKSQHLDSDGLSEIFRQYGDHLYLKGDHDGAIQQYIRTIGKLEPSYVIRKFLDAQRIHNLTAYLQALHRQSLANADHTTLLLNCYTKLKDSSKLEEFIKSSESEVHFDVEIAIKVLRQAGYHSHAVFLAEKHMHHEWYLKIQLEDLKNYQEGLRYIGRLPFEQAESNMKRYGKTLMHHVPEGTTLLLKGLCTNYQPNGDTAERDSLDRSQVNKANSEEFIPIFANNPRELKAFLEHMIEVDPRSPQGVYDTLLELRLQDWAHEQDLERKKVLQGEAVSLLRSDNTVFDKALVLCQMHNFKEGVLYLYEKGKLYQQIMHYHMQNEEYGKVVEACKRYGDQEGCLWEQALGYFARKEEDCKAYISEVLHHIDQNNLMPPLLVVQTLAHNSTATLSVIKDYLINKLQRESQQIEDDERKIRQYREETAHLRSEIQELKTSAKIFQKTKCNMCNSPLELPSVHFLCSHSFHQHCFESYAESEAECPTCTPENRKVMDMLRAQDQKRDLHDHFNRQLRTSNDGFSVVADYFGRGVFNKLTLVTDPPGSKTIGSLEVNLQRDLLIHTKRNS, encoded by the exons ATGGCAGCGTTCTTACAGTGGAGAAAATTTGTCTTTTTTGACAAAGACACGCTGAAGGATCCAGTGGATAATGGGAAAAACTTTGTTCTTCCGAAAGGCATATCGGCCTGTGACTCCGGACGGGGCCACATTGTTCTTGGAG ATATGGAAGGGAAAATCTGGCTTTTGACACGCTCCCTGCAGCTGACGTCTTTTCAGGCATACAAGCTGCGTGTCACACACCTCTACCAACTGAAACAGCACAGCATCCTTGTATCAGTAGGACAGGATGAACATGGAATAAACCCTCTT GTAAAAGTGTGGAACCTCGACAAGAGAGACAGTGGAAATCCTCTGTGCACACGGATTTTTCCTGCAATCCCTGGCAACAAACCAACTGAAGTGTCTTGTCTCAGCGTACATGAGAACCTCAATTTCATGGCTATTG GTTTCACAGACGGCAGTGTGGTTTTGACCAAAGGGGACATCACCAGAGACCGTCACAGTAAAACTCTGACTCTGCATGAAGGAACGAGCCCAGTCACTGGCCTTGCCTTCCGCCAAGTGGCAAAAGTCACAAATTTATTTGTTGCCACTCTGGAGAAAGTCCAT TGCTACACCCTGTCCATCAAAGAGTATCCTAAAGTAGAGCTGGATACACATGGCTGTGCTCTACGCTGCTCCTCCCTGGCTGACCCCTCGCAGGACTCCCAGTTCATTGTAGCTGGTGATGAATGCGTGTACCTGTACCAGCCCGATGAGCGAGGGCCCTGCTTTGCCTTTGATGGACACAAGCTGCTTGCCCACTGGCACCGTGGATACCTGTTTCTCCTTATTAGGGACATAAAGTCACCCAACAA AGCAGGGTTTGGTAGCAGGGATAGCTCCCCTTCAGACAAACAGCTCCTGACCATCTATGACCTGGACAACAAGTTCATTGCCTACAGTGCCTCTTTTGATGATGTTATTGATGTGGTAGCTGAGTGGGGGTCATTTTACATACTGACCAGAGATGGAAAGATGTTTGTTCTCCaggagaaagacacacagacaaaactgGAG atgTTGTTCAAGAAGAACCTGTTTGTGATGGCCATAAACCTGGCTAAGAGCCAGCACCTGGACAGCGATGGACTGTCAGAGATCTTCAGACAATACGGTGATCATCTGTACCTCAAAGGAGACCATGATGGTGCCATCCAACAGTACATTCG CACTATTGGGAAACTGGAGCCATCGTATGTCATCAGGAAATTCCTGGATGCGCAGAGAATCCACAACCTGACAGCTTATTTGCAAGCCCTGCACAGGCAGTCACTGGCCAACGCAGATCACACTACACTGCTGCTGAACTGTTATACCAAGCTGAAGGACAGCTCCAAGCTGGAAGAGTTTATTAAG AGCAGTGAAAGTGAAGTCCACTTTGATGTGGAGATCGCCATCAAGGTTCTCCGGCAGGCAGGCTACCACAGTCATGCTGTCTTCTTGGCTGAGAAACACATGCACCATGAGTGGTACCTGAAGATTCAGCTGGAAGACCTCAAG AACTATCAGGAAGGGCTGCGATACATTGGACGTCTTCCTTTTGAACAAGCTGAAAGCAACATGAAGCGTTATGGGAAGACACTGATGCACCACGTTCCTGAAGGAACCACACTGCTCCTGAAGGGCTTATGTACCAACTACCAACCCAATGGTGACACTGCTGAAAGAGACAGCCTGGACAGGAGTCAAGTTAATAAA GCCAACTCAGAGGAATTTATCCCAATATTTGCCAATAACCCTCGAGAACTGAAGGCCTTCCTAGAACATATGATTGAGGTGGACCCCCGTTCTCCTCAGGGTGTGTATGACACACTCCTGGAGCTCAGACTTCAAGACTGGGCACATGAGCAAGACCTTGAG AGAAAAAAGGTTCTGCAGGGAGAAGCTGTGTCACTGCTGAGGAGTGACAACACTGTCTTTGACAAGGCTCTGGTGCTCTGCCAGATGCACAACTTTAAAGAAGGTGTCCTCTACCTTTACGAGAAGGGCAAACT GTACCAGCAAATTATGCACTACCACATGCAGAATGAGGAGTATGGAAAAGTGGTAGAGGCCTGCAAGCGTTATGGGGATCAAGAGGGTTGCCTGTGGGAGCAGGCGCTGGGATACTTTGCTAGAAAGGAAGAGGACTGTAAGGCCTACATTAGTGAGGTCCTTCATCACATTGATCAGAACAACCTCATGCCTCCATTACTTG TGGTGCAGACACTGGCACACAACTCGACAGCCACTCTCTCCGTCATCAAGGACTACCTCATCAACAAGCTGCAGAGGGAGAGCCAGCAGATAGAGGACGATGAACGTAAAATCCGCCAGTACAGAGAGGAAACGGCTCACCTCCGCTCTGAGATCCAAGAGCTCAAAACGAG TGCCAAGATATTCCAGAAAACCAAGTGTAACATGTGCAACAGCCCCCTGGAGCTGCCgtctgttcatttcctgtgcaGCCACTCCTTCCACCAACACTGCTTCGAAAGCTACGCTGAGAGCGAGGCAGAGTGTCCAACCTGCACTCCAGAGAACCGCAAAGTCATGGACATGCTGCGCGCACAGGACCAGAAACGAGACTTGCATGACCACTTTAACAGACAG TTACGCACTTCTAACGATGGTTTCTCAGTCGTGGCTGACTATTTTGGACGAGGAGTGTTTAACAAACTGACTCTGGTCACTGACCCTCCTGGCAGCAAAACTATTGGCAGTCTAGAAGTCAACCTGCAGAGAGACCTTCTTATCCATACCAAGAGGAACAGCTAG